A genomic segment from Segniliparus rotundus DSM 44985 encodes:
- a CDS encoding pyruvate carboxylase, which produces MFQKVLVANRGEIAVRAFRAAFELGAKTVAVYPYEDRYSLHRLKADEAYQIGEVGHPVRAYLDVDQVVATAKRCGADAIYPGYGFLSENPRLAAACAEAGIAFIGPSAEILDLAGDKSRAIAAAREAGLPTLASVPPSCDVDEILAASRSMTFPVFVKAVAGGGGRGMRRVADPQELREAVLAASREAEAAFGDGAVFLEQAVVNPRHIEVQILADWHGDVVHLFERDCSLQRRHQKVIELAPAPNLDPQLREKICADAVAFARHIGYRCAGTVEFLVDEQGRHVFIEMNPRIQVEHTVTEEITDVDLVRSQMRVASGETLEDLGLRQESLQIRGAAIQCRITTEDPANGFRPDTGRITAYRSPGGAGVRLDGGTSLGAAVGAHFDSMLVKLTCRGGDFATAASRARRAVAEFRIRGVSTNIQFLQAVLDDPDFQAGRVTTSFIEERPGLVSARHSADRATKILDYLADVTVNRPHGERPSKVYPHDKLPAIDLSLPPPDGSRQRLLSLGPEGFARHLRDSPGVGLTDTTFRDAHQSLLATRLRTTGLLAVAPHIARTTPQLLSIECWGGATYDVALRFLKEDPWDRLAALRETIPNICLQMLLRGRNTVGYTPYPTKVTHAFVREATATGIDIYRIFDALNNVAAMRPAIEAVRETGTSVAEVALCYTGDLSDPGERLYTLDYYLRLAEEIVEAGAHVLAIKDMAGLLRPPAAAALVAALRSRFDLPVHVHTHDTPGGQLATYWAAWQAGASAVDGASAPLAGTTSQPALSSIVAAAANTPHDTGVDLRAVCALEPYWEAIRKVYAPFESGLPSPTGRVYEHEIPGGQLSNLRQQAIALGLGDRFEQVEECYAAADRLLGRLIKVTPSSKVVGDLALALVGAGVSGEEFAADPGRFDIPDSVIGFLRGDLGDPPGGWPEPFREKALSSRAPAKTKAELTEQDEAELDGASSQRRAALNRLLFPGPAEEFRTHRERYGDTSRLSANQFFYGLRHGDEHRVQLEPGVELLIGLEAISDADERGMRTVMFLLNGQLRPVQARDRSVASEVVEAQKADRSNPGHVPAPFAGTVTVSVEPGQEVGEGDTVATIEAMKMEAAITAPRAGKVARIAVGPTARVEGGDLLLVIE; this is translated from the coding sequence ATGTTCCAGAAAGTCCTGGTCGCCAATCGGGGAGAGATCGCGGTCCGGGCCTTCCGGGCCGCGTTCGAGCTGGGGGCGAAAACCGTTGCCGTCTACCCCTACGAGGACCGCTACTCGTTGCACCGTCTCAAAGCGGACGAGGCGTATCAGATCGGGGAAGTCGGCCATCCCGTGCGGGCGTACCTCGATGTGGACCAAGTCGTCGCGACGGCGAAGCGCTGCGGGGCGGACGCGATTTACCCCGGCTACGGGTTCCTTTCCGAGAACCCCCGGCTCGCTGCGGCGTGCGCGGAGGCGGGCATTGCGTTCATCGGGCCCTCTGCCGAGATTCTCGATCTCGCCGGCGACAAATCCCGGGCGATCGCGGCGGCCCGCGAGGCTGGCCTGCCGACGCTCGCCTCGGTTCCGCCGTCCTGCGACGTGGACGAGATCCTCGCCGCTTCGCGGTCGATGACGTTCCCGGTGTTCGTGAAGGCTGTCGCGGGCGGCGGCGGCAGGGGGATGCGCAGGGTGGCGGATCCGCAGGAGCTGCGCGAAGCGGTCCTCGCCGCATCTCGCGAGGCCGAGGCAGCGTTCGGCGACGGAGCCGTTTTCCTCGAACAGGCGGTGGTCAACCCCCGCCACATCGAAGTGCAGATCCTCGCCGATTGGCACGGCGATGTCGTCCACCTCTTCGAGCGGGACTGCAGCCTGCAACGCAGGCACCAGAAGGTCATCGAGCTCGCCCCGGCCCCGAACCTCGACCCGCAGCTGCGGGAGAAGATCTGCGCGGACGCGGTCGCTTTCGCCCGCCACATCGGGTACCGCTGCGCGGGAACGGTGGAATTCCTCGTGGACGAGCAGGGCAGGCATGTGTTCATCGAGATGAACCCGCGCATCCAAGTGGAGCACACCGTCACGGAGGAGATCACCGACGTCGATCTGGTGCGCAGCCAGATGCGGGTGGCCTCAGGCGAGACCTTGGAGGATTTGGGCCTGCGCCAGGAATCGCTCCAGATCCGGGGCGCGGCCATACAGTGCCGGATCACCACCGAGGACCCGGCGAACGGATTCCGCCCGGACACCGGCCGCATCACGGCCTACCGCAGTCCGGGCGGCGCAGGCGTGCGCCTGGACGGGGGCACGAGCCTCGGCGCCGCGGTCGGCGCGCATTTCGACTCGATGCTGGTGAAGCTCACCTGCCGGGGCGGGGATTTCGCGACAGCGGCCAGCCGCGCCCGCCGCGCGGTCGCGGAGTTCCGCATCCGCGGCGTGAGCACGAACATCCAGTTCCTCCAAGCGGTGCTCGACGACCCGGACTTCCAGGCCGGCCGCGTCACCACCTCGTTCATCGAGGAGCGCCCAGGACTGGTCAGCGCGAGGCATTCGGCGGACCGCGCCACCAAGATCCTCGACTACCTCGCCGACGTGACAGTGAACCGGCCGCACGGGGAGCGCCCGTCCAAGGTGTATCCGCACGACAAGCTCCCGGCAATCGATCTGAGCCTGCCGCCGCCGGACGGCTCCCGCCAGCGCCTGCTTTCGCTCGGCCCCGAGGGGTTCGCCCGGCATCTTCGGGACAGTCCCGGCGTGGGGCTGACCGACACCACGTTCCGCGACGCGCACCAGTCCCTGCTCGCCACCCGGCTGCGCACCACGGGCCTGCTCGCAGTCGCCCCCCACATCGCGCGCACGACGCCGCAGCTGCTTTCCATCGAGTGCTGGGGCGGCGCGACCTACGACGTGGCCCTCCGATTCCTCAAAGAGGACCCGTGGGACCGGCTTGCCGCGCTGCGCGAAACGATTCCCAACATCTGTCTGCAAATGCTGCTGCGCGGGCGCAACACGGTGGGCTACACCCCGTACCCGACCAAGGTGACGCACGCTTTCGTCCGCGAGGCCACGGCGACCGGAATCGACATCTACCGGATCTTCGACGCGCTCAACAATGTGGCCGCGATGCGTCCGGCCATCGAGGCGGTGCGCGAGACCGGCACATCTGTCGCCGAGGTCGCTCTGTGCTACACGGGCGATCTTTCCGATCCGGGCGAGCGCCTGTACACCCTCGACTACTATTTGCGCCTCGCCGAGGAGATCGTCGAGGCGGGCGCGCACGTCCTGGCGATCAAGGACATGGCGGGCCTTTTGCGCCCGCCCGCGGCGGCGGCCTTGGTCGCCGCGTTGCGCTCGCGTTTCGACCTGCCGGTGCATGTGCACACCCATGACACCCCTGGCGGCCAGCTCGCGACGTATTGGGCGGCCTGGCAGGCCGGGGCGAGCGCTGTGGACGGCGCGTCCGCCCCGCTCGCCGGGACGACCAGCCAGCCCGCTCTGTCCTCGATTGTCGCCGCCGCGGCGAACACGCCGCACGACACCGGGGTGGACCTGCGCGCAGTGTGCGCGTTGGAGCCGTACTGGGAGGCGATCCGCAAGGTGTACGCGCCGTTCGAATCGGGCCTGCCCTCGCCGACCGGCCGAGTGTACGAGCACGAGATACCGGGCGGCCAGCTCTCCAATCTGCGCCAGCAAGCCATCGCGCTGGGATTGGGCGACCGGTTCGAGCAGGTCGAAGAGTGCTATGCGGCCGCCGACCGTCTTCTGGGCCGCCTCATCAAGGTCACCCCGTCCTCCAAAGTGGTCGGCGACCTCGCGTTGGCGCTTGTGGGCGCGGGGGTCAGCGGCGAGGAGTTCGCGGCCGACCCGGGCCGCTTCGACATCCCGGACTCGGTGATCGGGTTTTTGCGCGGGGACCTGGGCGACCCCCCCGGCGGTTGGCCGGAGCCGTTCCGCGAGAAAGCGCTCAGCTCCCGCGCGCCCGCGAAGACGAAGGCCGAACTCACCGAGCAGGACGAGGCCGAGCTCGACGGCGCGAGCTCGCAGCGCAGGGCCGCGCTGAACCGTCTGCTCTTCCCCGGGCCGGCAGAAGAGTTCCGGACGCACCGGGAGCGGTACGGGGACACGTCCCGGTTGTCCGCGAACCAGTTCTTCTACGGGCTGCGCCACGGCGACGAGCACCGGGTGCAGCTCGAACCAGGTGTGGAGCTGCTGATCGGCCTTGAAGCGATCTCCGACGCGGACGAGCGCGGCATGCGGACGGTGATGTTCCTGCTCAACGGGCAATTGCGCCCGGTTCAGGCTCGGGATCGTTCCGTCGCGAGCGAGGTCGTCGAGGCGCAGAAGGCGGATCGGAGCAATCCGGGGCATGTCCCCGCGCCGTTCGCCGGGACGGTCACCGTCTCGGTGGAGCCGGGCCAGGAGGTCGGGGAGGGCGACACGGTCGCGACGATCGAAGCGATGAAGATGGAGGCCGCGATCACTGCGCCGCGGGCGGGCAAGGTTGCGCGGATCGCTGTGGGGCCGACTGCGCGCGTGGAGGGCGGCGATTTGTTGCTCGTGATCGAGTGA
- a CDS encoding magnesium transporter MgtE N-terminal domain-containing protein produces MSEQSPVAVLRLSALLRSPLTTRSGESVGRVDDVIVRLRGAEHPLVTGLVAQVGGRRVYIANDQVAALSPHGAQLASERVDLRSFERREGEVLLSSDILDHRLIDVAEVELVRAWDVELEKTAEGWVLARLDTRRPARFFGLIKQGDGHPGRDWKAFAPLIGHNPSALLRGKQGLLAKLRPADLADLLEEADKAEGEEILEQVHADPELEADVFEELDPDHATKLLGNMSDEEAASVLAHMEADDAADAISELRQSRRQKVLDLLPAGQRAKVLTLMGFNPGSAGGRMNVGVLSLPESATAAQALHAIAQAKDHEPESLMTMHVANEAGQLAGVVEVITLLQSDPQAQLKDIMDDDPVRVGPEADLEDVALLMDDYNLPAITVVDPENRVLGVVTIDDVLEEIIPEDWRRRSPDPRHETQGAEESDAPPGGARD; encoded by the coding sequence ATGAGCGAGCAGAGCCCTGTCGCCGTCTTGCGCCTCTCCGCGCTCTTGCGAAGTCCGCTGACCACGCGCTCCGGCGAATCGGTCGGCCGGGTGGACGACGTCATCGTGCGTCTGCGCGGCGCGGAGCACCCTCTGGTCACGGGGTTGGTCGCCCAGGTCGGCGGCCGGCGCGTGTACATCGCCAACGACCAGGTCGCGGCTCTTTCCCCGCACGGCGCGCAGCTGGCCTCCGAACGGGTCGACCTGCGCAGCTTCGAGCGGCGGGAAGGCGAGGTGCTGCTCTCGTCGGACATCCTGGATCACCGGCTCATCGACGTCGCGGAGGTCGAATTGGTCCGCGCGTGGGATGTGGAGCTGGAGAAAACCGCCGAAGGGTGGGTGCTGGCCAGGCTCGACACCCGCCGTCCCGCGCGCTTCTTCGGGCTCATCAAGCAAGGCGACGGGCATCCGGGCCGGGACTGGAAAGCGTTCGCCCCGCTCATCGGGCACAACCCGAGCGCTCTGCTGCGCGGCAAGCAAGGCCTGTTGGCGAAGCTGCGCCCCGCAGACCTCGCGGACCTGCTGGAGGAGGCCGACAAGGCCGAGGGCGAGGAGATCCTCGAACAGGTCCACGCGGACCCCGAGCTGGAAGCCGACGTGTTCGAGGAGCTCGACCCCGACCACGCGACCAAACTGCTCGGCAATATGAGCGACGAAGAGGCGGCCTCCGTGCTCGCGCACATGGAAGCCGACGACGCGGCCGACGCGATCAGCGAGCTGCGCCAGTCTCGCCGCCAGAAGGTGCTCGACTTGCTTCCTGCGGGCCAGCGCGCCAAAGTGCTCACCCTGATGGGTTTCAACCCTGGCAGCGCGGGCGGGCGCATGAACGTCGGCGTCCTTTCCCTGCCCGAGTCGGCGACTGCCGCCCAAGCGCTCCACGCCATCGCGCAGGCCAAGGACCACGAGCCGGAATCCCTGATGACGATGCATGTGGCCAACGAAGCCGGCCAGCTCGCCGGCGTCGTGGAGGTCATCACACTGTTGCAGTCCGACCCGCAGGCGCAACTGAAAGACATCATGGACGACGACCCGGTGCGAGTTGGCCCGGAGGCAGACCTTGAGGACGTGGCCCTGCTGATGGACGACTACAACCTGCCCGCGATCACGGTGGTCGACCCCGAGAACCGCGTGCTCGGCGTGGTGACCATCGACGACGTGCTGGAAGAGATCATTCCGGAAGATTGGCGACGCCGAAGTCCAGACCCGCGCCACGAGACGCAGGGCGCCGAGGAGTCGGACGCTCCGCCAGGAGGGGCCCGTGACTGA
- a CDS encoding Nramp family divalent metal transporter, with amino-acid sequence MTDRQKQSAVLDSAHLGDIEGAFGKVKADDAHSNPGFKRRLMTLLAIMGPGLIVMVGDNDAGGVATYAQAGQVYGYSLLWVLLLLVPVLIVNQEMVVRLGAVTGVGHARLINERFGRGWGWFSVGDLFLLNFLTIITEFIGVSLAADHLGVSKYIVVPTCAVALIAIMASGNFRRWERAMFAFIAVALLQIPLLFFCKPNWGQAAHGFVVPHIAGGLTSDSILLIISMVGTTVAPWQLFFQQSNIVDKRITPRFISYERADTVIGSFVVIVGAAALVMIADYAARSTPDGKRPAWDDDDGVKIIADLLGQHAPWMGQMFAIILLDASIIGAAAVTLSTSYAFGDVFGLKHSLHRSFKDAKQFYFSYTAMIVVAAAIPLIPGAPLGLITQAVQALAGLLLPSASVFLLLLCNDREVLGPWVNKTWLNIVAGVIVAVLLLLSGILMATTLFKNLDVVQLTLQLAAGITVAAIAFGASVWALGRRRRSAAEPAKPVFSPSAKMSWRMPPLALLKPVAWSAGTKFSMLALRAYLVAGAVLLLVKAVQLGKAG; translated from the coding sequence GTGACTGATCGGCAGAAGCAGTCCGCGGTCCTCGACTCGGCGCACCTGGGCGACATCGAGGGCGCCTTCGGGAAGGTCAAAGCCGACGACGCGCACAGCAACCCCGGCTTCAAGCGGCGACTGATGACGTTGCTGGCGATCATGGGGCCGGGGCTCATCGTGATGGTCGGCGACAACGACGCCGGCGGGGTGGCGACATACGCCCAGGCCGGCCAGGTCTACGGGTACTCGCTGCTCTGGGTGCTGCTCCTGTTGGTGCCGGTGCTGATCGTGAACCAAGAAATGGTGGTGCGCCTCGGCGCGGTGACCGGCGTCGGCCACGCCCGGCTCATCAACGAACGGTTCGGGCGGGGCTGGGGCTGGTTCTCGGTCGGCGACCTTTTCCTCTTGAACTTCCTCACCATCATCACCGAGTTCATCGGGGTTTCTCTCGCAGCGGACCACCTCGGCGTCTCGAAATACATCGTGGTGCCCACCTGCGCCGTCGCCCTCATCGCCATTATGGCTTCGGGCAATTTCCGGCGCTGGGAGCGCGCCATGTTCGCGTTCATCGCGGTGGCCTTGCTCCAGATCCCGCTTTTGTTCTTCTGCAAGCCGAATTGGGGTCAGGCCGCGCACGGTTTTGTGGTTCCCCACATCGCGGGCGGGCTCACCTCGGACTCGATCCTGCTCATCATCTCGATGGTGGGGACGACGGTTGCGCCGTGGCAGCTCTTCTTCCAGCAGTCCAACATTGTGGACAAGCGCATCACCCCCCGGTTCATCAGCTATGAGCGGGCGGACACTGTGATCGGCTCGTTCGTCGTGATCGTCGGCGCAGCGGCGTTGGTGATGATCGCCGACTACGCGGCCCGGTCCACGCCGGACGGCAAGCGGCCAGCCTGGGACGACGACGACGGCGTGAAGATCATCGCGGACCTTTTGGGGCAGCACGCGCCGTGGATGGGGCAGATGTTCGCAATCATCCTTCTGGACGCCAGCATCATCGGGGCCGCCGCCGTGACCCTCTCGACCAGTTACGCCTTCGGCGACGTGTTCGGCCTCAAGCACTCGCTGCACAGAAGCTTCAAGGACGCCAAGCAGTTCTATTTCTCGTACACGGCGATGATCGTCGTCGCTGCCGCGATTCCGCTCATCCCCGGTGCGCCGCTCGGGCTGATAACCCAGGCCGTGCAGGCCCTCGCGGGGTTGCTCCTGCCGAGCGCGAGCGTGTTCCTCCTGCTGCTGTGCAACGACCGCGAGGTGCTCGGCCCCTGGGTGAACAAGACATGGCTGAACATCGTCGCCGGGGTCATCGTCGCTGTTCTGCTGCTCTTGTCCGGCATTCTTATGGCGACGACGCTGTTCAAAAATCTCGACGTGGTGCAGCTGACGTTGCAGTTGGCCGCTGGCATCACGGTCGCGGCGATCGCGTTCGGGGCGAGCGTGTGGGCGCTGGGGCGGCGGCGCAGATCGGCGGCGGAGCCGGCGAAACCCGTTTTCAGCCCCAGCGCCAAGATGTCGTGGCGCATGCCGCCCCTGGCTCTGCTCAAACCGGTCGCATGGTCGGCTGGCACGAAATTCTCGATGCTGGCCCTGCGCGCGTACCTTGTTGCGGGCGCTGTGCTCTTGCTGGTGAAAGCGGTGCAGCTCGGCAAGGCGGGTTGA
- a CDS encoding S24 family peptidase produces MDSVERVFSGWPSPAADYEARALDLSALVAPRPAATFYWRARGDALSGSGVLPDSLLVVDRSLEPRLGSVVVASAGEGGFVVTRLREAAVAAPDAVWGMVTWAITRVR; encoded by the coding sequence ATGGACAGTGTCGAACGTGTGTTCTCCGGATGGCCGTCTCCCGCCGCGGACTATGAGGCGCGGGCTTTGGATCTGTCCGCGCTGGTGGCGCCGCGTCCGGCGGCCACGTTCTACTGGCGGGCGCGGGGCGACGCGTTGTCCGGGTCCGGTGTTTTGCCGGATTCTCTTCTGGTCGTGGACCGATCCCTCGAGCCCCGCCTGGGGTCGGTGGTGGTCGCCTCTGCCGGGGAGGGGGGGTTTGTGGTCACCCGGTTGCGCGAGGCTGCCGTTGCCGCGCCGGACGCCGTGTGGGGCATGGTGACATGGGCGATCACCCGTGTCCGCTGA
- a CDS encoding Y-family DNA polymerase: MSAEQGFVAALVDVDCMYVSCERVFDPALRGLPVVVLSNNDGCVVSRSAEAKTLGVAMGQPWFQVRKDPRFARRVLARSSNYELYADMSNRFVAVLEAVCARVDQYSIDECFLWLPRAESMELARSIRELCGKWAGLPVRVGVGETRTLAKAASHEAKAPGRAGVCDLTRWQQGAVDELLARTPVADVWGVGRRLASKLGSVGVRTAIDLKSLEPRRARGLGTVQLERTVRELGGVRCDGAQEPAESHQMVCSRMFGRPVVDAEEMLAAITDRIDQVAARLRGRGMDAGHLAVSMATSPYAQGPRSAVTACASLPQPSDDPVLLACAARELGERLFQPGCSYIRCGVVLGDLAPAGERMAWGAEPELSPSVWQTVDRVRAKHGRDSVTLGPPRLRAWEMRRDFLSPAYTTRWDQLPLARAV, from the coding sequence GTGTCCGCTGAACAGGGCTTTGTGGCCGCGCTGGTGGACGTGGACTGTATGTATGTGTCCTGCGAGCGGGTTTTCGACCCCGCTTTGCGCGGCCTTCCGGTCGTGGTGCTGTCGAACAATGACGGCTGTGTGGTGTCCCGCTCGGCGGAGGCGAAAACGCTCGGCGTCGCGATGGGCCAGCCGTGGTTCCAGGTCCGCAAGGACCCCCGCTTTGCGCGACGGGTTCTCGCGCGGTCCTCGAACTACGAGTTGTACGCGGACATGTCCAACCGGTTCGTCGCCGTGCTGGAGGCCGTGTGCGCGCGTGTCGACCAGTACTCGATCGATGAGTGCTTCCTCTGGCTTCCCAGGGCTGAGTCGATGGAGCTCGCCAGGTCGATACGAGAGCTGTGCGGCAAGTGGGCGGGCTTGCCGGTGCGCGTGGGCGTCGGTGAGACCAGGACCTTGGCGAAGGCGGCCAGCCACGAGGCGAAGGCCCCTGGGCGCGCCGGTGTGTGCGATCTGACCCGATGGCAGCAGGGCGCAGTGGACGAACTCTTGGCGCGCACGCCGGTCGCCGATGTGTGGGGCGTCGGGCGCCGTCTCGCGAGCAAGCTCGGCTCGGTCGGCGTCCGCACGGCCATCGATCTGAAATCGCTCGAACCGAGGCGGGCGCGAGGGCTGGGCACCGTTCAGCTTGAGCGCACTGTCCGTGAGCTCGGCGGAGTCCGTTGCGACGGGGCGCAGGAGCCTGCTGAGTCGCATCAGATGGTCTGCTCGCGGATGTTCGGCAGGCCGGTCGTCGATGCTGAAGAAATGCTTGCGGCGATCACTGACCGGATCGACCAAGTCGCGGCCCGCTTGCGCGGGCGGGGCATGGACGCGGGCCACCTCGCGGTGTCGATGGCCACGTCGCCGTACGCGCAAGGCCCCCGCAGCGCCGTGACAGCGTGCGCGAGCTTGCCGCAGCCGAGCGACGATCCGGTCTTGCTCGCCTGTGCCGCCCGCGAGCTCGGCGAGCGGCTGTTCCAACCGGGGTGCTCGTACATTCGTTGCGGGGTGGTCCTCGGAGATTTGGCTCCGGCGGGGGAGCGCATGGCCTGGGGCGCCGAGCCGGAATTGTCCCCGAGCGTTTGGCAGACGGTGGACCGTGTGCGTGCCAAGCATGGCAGGGACTCCGTGACCCTTGGCCCGCCCCGGCTGCGGGCCTGGGAGATGCGCCGGGACTTCCTTTCGCCCGCCTACACCACCCGTTGGGACCAACTGCCGCTGGCGAGGGCGGTGTGA
- a CDS encoding LCP family protein: protein MNELRQMAGRHWAAGSPLRRKAVNRGPGRPGVSSHWTLKAVSALMAVLALAATGIGWRVYDQINQVGRGGDPLGPKSVDGSTNILLIGLDSRKDQDGKDLPSSLLEKLHAGDGDEGGYNTNTLILIHIPAGRGKAVAFSIPRDDYVTVRGIKGYSKIKIKEAYGLKKFEVENELVDKGESDRKTIEREGREAGRQETIRTVRELLGVPIDQYAEVNLVGFYDVAKALGGIEVCLNHAVYDDYSGANFRKGLQTLDASDALAFVRQRHGLDNGDLDRTHRQQAFLASVQHKLNSSGALSDLGRLRSLVSVVQKDVVLSPNWDVVSFIQKVQQNTGGEVEFRTLPVEGYETVDDQDVNIINPKKVAAEVQQAFGQRPAPPPPPSSSAVQAIGDGATRPAASGSSPETPDRGKPVETGGIPCVD, encoded by the coding sequence ATGAACGAGCTGCGGCAGATGGCCGGGAGGCACTGGGCCGCAGGTTCGCCGTTGCGCCGAAAGGCCGTGAATCGGGGCCCAGGGCGCCCTGGGGTTTCTTCGCATTGGACGTTGAAAGCGGTGTCTGCTTTGATGGCGGTGCTCGCGCTCGCCGCCACCGGGATCGGGTGGCGCGTCTACGACCAGATCAACCAGGTCGGCCGAGGCGGCGACCCGCTCGGCCCGAAGTCGGTCGACGGCTCCACGAACATCCTGCTCATCGGGCTCGACTCCCGCAAGGACCAGGACGGGAAAGACCTGCCGTCCTCGCTGCTGGAGAAGCTGCATGCCGGAGACGGCGACGAGGGCGGCTATAACACGAACACGCTGATCCTGATCCACATACCGGCTGGGCGCGGCAAAGCGGTCGCCTTTTCGATCCCGCGTGACGACTATGTCACTGTGCGGGGGATCAAGGGGTACAGCAAGATCAAAATCAAAGAGGCGTACGGGCTGAAGAAGTTCGAGGTTGAGAACGAATTGGTCGACAAGGGGGAGTCCGACCGGAAAACAATCGAGCGCGAAGGCCGCGAGGCGGGCAGGCAGGAGACGATCCGAACGGTGCGCGAACTCCTCGGCGTGCCGATCGACCAGTACGCCGAGGTCAACCTTGTCGGATTCTACGACGTGGCGAAGGCCCTCGGCGGTATCGAGGTGTGTCTGAACCACGCGGTCTACGACGATTACTCGGGGGCCAATTTCCGCAAGGGGCTTCAGACTCTTGACGCGTCGGACGCCCTTGCGTTCGTCCGCCAACGCCACGGCTTGGACAACGGCGACCTCGACCGCACGCACCGCCAACAAGCCTTCTTGGCCTCGGTGCAGCACAAGCTGAACTCGTCCGGGGCGTTGTCGGACCTTGGACGACTGCGCTCCCTTGTGTCCGTCGTGCAGAAGGACGTGGTGCTCTCCCCGAATTGGGACGTGGTCAGCTTCATCCAGAAGGTGCAGCAGAACACCGGCGGGGAAGTCGAGTTCCGCACCTTGCCGGTGGAGGGCTACGAGACGGTCGACGACCAGGATGTCAACATCATCAACCCCAAGAAGGTCGCAGCCGAGGTGCAGCAGGCATTCGGCCAACGCCCCGCCCCGCCGCCCCCGCCGTCCTCCTCTGCCGTTCAGGCTATCGGCGACGGGGCGACCAGGCCTGCCGCATCTGGCTCGAGCCCAGAGACGCCGGATCGCGGCAAGCCTGTGGAGACCGGCGGGATTCCCTGCGTGGACTGA
- a CDS encoding SGNH/GDSL hydrolase family protein, whose amino-acid sequence MKQSVALRSLFAMALVGSFCGVFAQADPTDPPPPPADTAAPAPAPDPAPAPAPAPSDAPVPSPAPPAETPAPAPTAEAAPPPPAETPAPDPAPAPAPAPSDAPVPSPAPPADTAAPPPPPADATAPAPDAAAANQIRKYVALGDSYASSPFQDPVDDPSGSCRRSFNNYPSQVATALNLERGNTFVDLSCSGGQSYGLTNVLPGGLGWGGQPQALTDSVTPDTDLVTMTFGLSNDTLSGVLFRDCNNGNCQAKVEGTPQLADMNEFSKRIVDSTVEGAQKIHEINPNAKIVFVGYLRMGSAWCDAWGSYNDADAAYMDSLQARVNDALKAAAAQTGSIYVDPNTHGDHGVCSEQPWVRGDGSHIGGPNFALHPTPEGQAAVAQDVLRAIGR is encoded by the coding sequence ATGAAACAATCCGTTGCCTTGAGGTCGTTGTTCGCGATGGCTCTGGTTGGCAGCTTCTGCGGCGTTTTCGCCCAGGCTGACCCGACCGACCCACCCCCACCCCCGGCGGACACCGCCGCTCCGGCGCCCGCGCCCGACCCAGCCCCCGCACCGGCTCCCGCCCCTTCGGACGCCCCTGTTCCCAGCCCTGCTCCCCCGGCCGAAACACCTGCGCCAGCTCCCACGGCCGAAGCGGCTCCCCCGCCCCCGGCCGAGACACCCGCGCCCGACCCGGCCCCCGCGCCGGCTCCCGCCCCTTCGGACGCCCCTGTTCCCAGCCCTGCTCCCCCGGCCGATACCGCTGCGCCGCCCCCGCCCCCGGCGGACGCCACTGCTCCAGCTCCGGACGCAGCCGCGGCGAATCAGATCCGCAAGTACGTCGCGCTCGGCGACTCCTACGCCTCCTCGCCTTTCCAAGACCCCGTGGACGACCCCTCCGGTTCGTGCCGCCGATCCTTCAACAACTACCCGTCACAGGTCGCCACCGCCCTCAATCTCGAGCGAGGGAACACGTTCGTCGACCTGAGCTGTAGCGGCGGCCAATCGTACGGGCTCACCAACGTTCTTCCCGGCGGTCTCGGCTGGGGCGGGCAACCCCAAGCTTTGACGGATTCGGTCACCCCCGACACAGATCTGGTCACAATGACGTTCGGGCTCTCCAACGACACCCTTTCCGGGGTGCTCTTCCGGGACTGCAACAACGGCAACTGCCAGGCCAAAGTGGAAGGCACCCCGCAGCTCGCCGATATGAACGAGTTTTCGAAACGGATCGTAGACTCGACCGTTGAAGGCGCGCAGAAGATCCATGAGATCAACCCGAACGCGAAGATCGTCTTCGTGGGCTACCTGCGCATGGGAAGCGCCTGGTGCGACGCGTGGGGCTCGTACAACGACGCCGACGCCGCGTACATGGACAGCCTTCAGGCCCGCGTCAACGACGCGCTGAAAGCAGCCGCCGCGCAAACCGGATCGATCTATGTCGATCCGAACACCCACGGCGACCATGGGGTCTGCTCCGAACAGCCGTGGGTGCGCGGCGACGGCTCGCACATCGGCGGGCCGAATTTCGCCCTGCACCCCACGCCCGAAGGGCAAGCTGCCGTCGCCCAAGACGTGCTGCGCGCGATCGGCCGCTAG